The Solanum lycopersicum chromosome 6, SLM_r2.1 genome has a window encoding:
- the LOC101265550 gene encoding bidirectional sugar transporter SWEET9, whose translation MAGFSDHWTFAFGVLGNIISFFVFLSPLPTFYNIYKKKSTEGYQSIPYVVALFSAMLWIYYAFLKTNTTLLVTINTFGCFIETLYVGFYLFYAPKKARVQTIKLLLLLVVGGFGAIILITQFLFKGAIRAQIVGWICLVFSLCVFVAPLCIVRQVIKTKSVEYMPFLLSVFLTLSAVMWFFYGLLLKDFNIAIPNVLGFIFGILQMILYVMYNKKEKVVIKEQNLPELKDHVIIIEDDKKKLPELSEEQIINIIKLGSLVYSDKNYGNLTEVAKNDKAISKLQTLEA comes from the exons atggctGGATTTTCTGACCACTGGACCTTTGCATTTGGTGTCCTCG GAAACATTATCTCATTTTTCGTTTTCCTTTCCCCACT GCCaacattttataatatttacaagaaaaaatCAACAGAAGGTTATCAATCAATTCCATACGTGGTTGCACTATTTAGTGCAATGCTTTGGATTTACTATGCATTTCTCAAGACCAACACCACACTTCTCGTCACTATTAACACTTTTGGATGCTTCATTGAAACTTTATACGTTGGCTTCTACCTTTTCTATGCACCAAAGAAAGCCAGG GTCCAAACTATAAAACTACTTCTTTTATTAGTAGTTGGTGGTTTTGGAGCTATTATCCTCATCACTCAATTTCTATTCAAAGGAGCAATCCGTGCCCAAATTGTTGGATGGATTTGCCTTGTGTTTTCCTTGTGTGTTTTTGTAGCACCATTATGCATAGTG AGACAAGTAATCAAAACAAAGAGTGTGGAATACATGCCGTTTCTCCTCTCTGTTTTCCTCACTTTAAGTGCTGTTATGTGGTTTTTTTATGGTCTTCTATTAAAAGACTTCAACATTGCG ATTCCAAATGTGTTGGGATTTATCTTTGGTATTCTCCAAATGATACTCTATGTGATGTacaacaagaaagagaaagttGTTATAAAGGAGCAGAATCTTCCAGAACTAAAAGACCATGTTATAATCATAGAGGATGACAAGAAGAAGCTTCCAGAACTAAGTGAAGAGcaaattattaacataattaaacttGGTTCACTTGTTTATTCAGacaaaaattatggaaatttaaCTGAGGTTGCTAAAAATGACAAGGCTATTTCCAAGCTGCAAACTTTGGAAGCTTGA